Part of the Arachis hypogaea cultivar Tifrunner chromosome 6, arahy.Tifrunner.gnm2.J5K5, whole genome shotgun sequence genome, GGTTGGAGGCATTGTTGCTTGAAGCTAAGGGGTCCTGGGAATTAGCAGAGAAGGCATACTCAAGCCTACTGGAGGATAATCCTCTTGATCAAGTAAGGCCACTTATCCTTATGGGAAACCTAAAGGAACTAGCATACTAGTTGCTATCTTACTTTATGTGATCAAACAATGATTTccttttttgttatgttttatcATATGATTTGATGCATAATCTTTATCACCCAATTTAAGCTGGGTTGCATAATCAAAGAAAGCCAAAAGCTTAAGTTTGTCTCCCCTTGGTTGTTTTTTCTAATTTACAGACCATCCATAAGAGGAGAGTGGCTATGGCAAAGGCACAAGGCAACATTCCAGGAGCTATTGAATGGCTTAATAAATATCTAGAAATGTGAGGGACCCCTTTTGTAATTATTTATACCATCCCTTCATTGATGATAAAAAGGAAATTTTTGTCCTGTACCTTAAAAAACTAGATCAAGTGTCtgaattatttttcttattataacAGATTCATGGCAGATCATGATGCATGGAGAGAACTGGCCGAAATATATGTCTCCTTGCAAATGTAAGATTTTTTATTCTgctgtttttctctttccatcCGACAAAAGTTATTATTAGGATTTTAGTATGTTATCGATTATTTAGTTGGCtgcattatattattatattattatttgacTAATATTTCTATCTTTCTATCAGGTATAAACAAGCAGCTTTTTGCTACGAGGAGTTAATATTATCTCAACCTACTGTGCCACTCTACCACTTAGCCTATGCCGATGTAAGTTATGTCTCTAGGAACTGTGATTTTTTCCCCATTTCTTTGCTATGTTAATAGCAGGGCACAGAACATTGCATGCCATGGATTATGTGAATGGCAGCGCAATAGTTGCTCTACAGTCTTCATCAGCATCATCTTAAATTATGATACTCGCAGGTACTTTATACACTTGGTGGATTAGAGAATCTCCAAACTGCCAAGAAATACTATACATCCACTATTGACCTGACTGGAGGCAAGAATACAAGAGCACTTTTTGGTGTATGCTTGGTGAGTTCTTTCTCCCTTCCTCCCTTGTGAGTGTTTTGTCGTGTGGTTCGGTGCAACTTCATGTCTGTAGAACTTAACATGGCGTTATTTGGTGGAGGGATGAACAAAAAGGTTTTATTGGTTATAGTGAAAGCAATCATTTAGTTATGCTTTGATGAATTTAAGATTTTTCTCCATAGATTGTTGATTTTCTTCTGAAGCTTGGGATTAATGAGTTCTTTACACAACTAGTAATTTATATGCCTGAAAATTGAGCTGTGCTCCTGTTCTCCAGTGCACGTCGGCTATCACACAGGTTACAAAAGggaagagcaaggaagagaaagaaggatCACAGGTACAATCTCTAGCAGCCAAAATGTTGGAGAAAGATTACAAGCAGAGAGCTCCCGACAAGCTTCCTCAACTTACAACCGCCTTGAAGAGCTTAACACTGACATCATGATGCAGCATTTCTTGAAGATTCTTGTTATTTATTTAGCCGAGTTTTTTACATTGCCTTAGATTGTTGCCGGTTTGAATCAACATCGTTAGAATTCCCCCGTCTTTTTCTTCTCTACTTTTAGATGAAAATTCATATAGTTATGCGTTTtaacttaattattatttaaGACGTGTAAAGTTTCAGCAGGTCCTGTGGATCTAAAATTACCATTTCATAGGACTTCACTCAGCCATAAGGTCGGGTTACCTTTTGTTTTCGACAACCTAGTACTTTAGATGGCTCATGGCTGTACAATTTAAATTGGAAACTTGTTTGCCTTTCTTTTTTTTGTCATCTTTGTTCGTCAAATATCACATTATTTGTTCAAGAACACAATGAACCAGCGAGCTTTCACACATACGCCACATCCGGGTTTCAAACGACACAGCTGTACCTGTAACCAACATGGAATTTGATAGATATTATTTATTCTCATGGAACTCTTTCATTCATTCATGGACACGAGTTTGTTTTGTTGACCCATAATTTTCTGCCATCATCAAAGTTGAAACGGGTGGACGCAAATCCTTAGCGGAAAATGGTCGAGTGAAGCAATGCCACGAATTCAAATCAACTCAAAAACGGAAAACCATATACATACGCATCAGAAACTACTACACGACACCGATACGAGACATTCTGCTTTTGTCCGCAACGCAGAACACAAGGTCGTTAATTCATGCAGTGATGTGATGCAAATGGCGCATAAATTTTCAAGTTGCAATGAGTTGTGCTATAtctatctattttttaattttaaaaatcggaatatatatttaaaattttcagcTATATGATTAatcacctttttttttatttgcatgcAGCATAGTTGATCAACtacataattaaaagacaatGAATTACACGTCACAAAGATAATATGTAATGTTGTGGACTTGTGGCATGTGCGGTAAAAATTCATATGTAGTTGTcttatatgaatttaaaaattaaaaattattagatgataatttaactaaatatattaaattatttaacaattttacaCAAAAATCACTGCATCGGAGTCTCCACCGGTATGTATAATGAGGGATAACGTATCAATTCATATTCCAACAATGAGAAAAGTAATATTTTCATTAAATTAGTAACCGAGATAGCATTGGCCACTGGACATTATGTCTCACATGTTTATGTTGGAATCGATTGCATGCAATGCAAAGCATCATTATGGTTGAAGATGGTGAAGCCCGCTAAGTAGTAGGGACCAGTGTTATGGTGATGTTAAGAATTGACGTACAATTTTGCAGCCTTTATAACATATTTATGAAATTGTCTCCCCAATCCGTTTGGGCAAGCGGCCATACCGGACGCTGCTATGTTTGGTGCGGATCCATTCTTTTTGTAACTGCGGAAAATGTCATTTAGCTTTTTCGGGGTTAACCTCTACTCTTGTGATCTTCTCACTTCCTCTTCAAGGACCTGCAATTATTCTTCACCTCTATACAACTGTGCCTTTCATTATGTCAATACTTAAAAGACTCATGCCTTTCATCATCCCttctaaattaattattcttttgACTTTTTTCCATACaatgatgaatgaatgcatttgaacttttcaacatttttttaattttaaaagaaaattttttaattttaacaaaaaataaaaataaaataggacaaaattaaatatttaaaataaaataggatgttTCAAATGTTATAAACAAAATTAGAACTAATCCAAACGTTAAGAATTAAATCAGTACTTTACCCAAAATTTATCTAGAAAAAGTCTAAGGAGccaacaactttattaaattttagccagcatgtaaccataaaaaaaagtgaataatcccacaccattggatgaaatctcacaccattaaaaacatcattaATGGCTACTTGatgactataaatcacaaaagttgctgtccCCTATCACTCCTTATTCATCTAAAACACatttaattttatactctttgtcaatacatgaaaattaaattaaatttttggcaTCCTATGTTAGCCGAAGGCGGGAAAGTGCAATCGTGCACAACCTATAAGACAAACAACATAAACAGAAATATGACTTTATTATTAGATGTCATGTCAATTTACAGATTCCCtgatttcattgcaattcctcattctacaataataatttatttataataatcttTTACCACTTTTCTACATAATCAAAATGTTGGACGATGGTAACGTAAAGTAATGTGAATGttacaatttttgaaagaaagaaaaggataaaGGAAACAAGAAACAATGCAGTAATGCTTGATCCAAGAAAAAACATTTGACATGTCTGAATACACGTGGCTTGCCCAACGAGGAAGCttgtatctttttctttttcctttttccttttttaatataataatttgcaAAAGAACTCAACACCAACACCATGTATAAATGTAAGTTTCTGATCTTATTCCTTCTACTATGTTACTAAAACAATCCCTTCATGTTTATCTATTGATCAAACTTACATCCACAACAAACTTCTAAGGTAATCTTTGAATTCTTGTTTGGGGTGCTATGATGTAGCAATTTGACAATAATGGCCCAAAGTATTAACTTGCAGCCATCGTTATTGACTGATCCGCAGCAAAGATATGCTCTTCATGAACTTGACAATTGGGAGCTGGACTCCTCAAAAGTGCAAGTGGATGATGCTTTCTTAAATCATATACATCTGATTTTTGTAATCATCTCATTTCTCAGGCTATATGAATTATGAAGGACtggaaaaaaaaatagtaatcaCAATAATATATTCCAAGTTGATCTGGATATAACTATGTACTGTTATGGCCTATCTATTCATAGCACTACTACTCAGGAGCAAGAGTGTACATGCGCATGTTCACATACTTGTGTTAGAACAAAGAAGATTTCGTTCATGATTTAAGAGATAAGCGAGTCAAAACAAAACATATTTATGCTAAAAAGAGTAAGATCAAAATGCAGCACCCAGTAAGAGAAAGAAACACTGAGAAAGAATGGCTATCATAGGACAGTTCGGTGCACAAGCATCCCGCGTTAAAGCAGGGTCTAGGAAAAGGACGCACCCAAACGGTGTAATGTAAGTAGCCTAACCCGATAACTAAATCAGTGGCAGTTACCACGCCTTGAACCCGTGACCTTAAGGTCACACAAAGACAACTCAACCATTGCTCGAAGGCTCTCCTTTGAAGGAATGGCTATCATAGTGGTATAATTTTTTACCCACACAGATGCTATGTCAAGGTTGATGTTCTTCAAAGAAAATAATCACATTACTAAGTAGTAAGTTTCTTCCTGGTGCATAAtttgcattaagtgaatcataCACAGAGAAGCTAATGGTACTAAAAAGAGAGAAATATCATCAGAGTGGTCTAGTGACATACTTGAAAAGTTCAACTCAGCATACAAATATAATTGGACAGTATCTCATACACAATTTGTTAACTATTATCAAGCATCAAAGCAAGCAATTCTATCAAGGCAAGGGATATTGATATCCAATTCCAGTGCATGGGTTATTAGATCagcaagaaagaaagagagaagattaTAGAGAATTTATTCCATTTCACTAATCTTTCTCAATCTTACTCCCCGACCTTGGCTCCCCTATACTTACTACACTTATGGCTAATAAGGTTTCTTCCAAAAGCACCAGCTTGCAGTGCCActtttacataatcaaatgaattgGCAACACTAACAGTTAAAATATTTGGCAAACTCAACAAGATATAATAGGTATACACTAAAGTAAAAGAGAATAGGAATGCACTTGAATAGCACAAGAAAAAGAACCACAACATTTTAGTTTCAGCAAAATAGATCATAAAATCAACACTTTGAAGACGAATATACAGCCAATTGGAATAAAAAATGGCTTCCGATCAGTTCAAATAGCTCAGCTAACTTGAGGGTATGAGTTTGACAAGGGAAATGAGACAAGCAAGAGGACTCATTTATAGCCAACTATATTTcaatcacatgtttgataaatcAAAACTCACTAAAATGGTCTCTGTTAGTATCAATGACGGATTCCTGCATCTCTCTACACATTCTTCCAAGCATGTAAAATAAGCGAGAAGCCAACACCTTGCGATTTGGTATCAGAAAACCTCTGAGAGAAAGACAAGTGCAACAGATTTGCATCAGAAAGAGGTTGAGCAGGCCACATCTTATCAGTAGATAGGCATGTTCTGAACATAAAGACAGCATCTCCGAGATATGGATTGAAGAGCCAATTATACACATCCCAGAGAACTTCCACTGCAAGGCCATCTACCAGGATAGTATGATTTCCCCGGAACTTCCATCTCAGATGCTTCACTTGCATCACCGTTTTGCTGTCGATGCGAATCATAAGTGACGGTTCACTAATACTTGTGTCACATTCAATCACAAGGTCATGAACTTGACCATTATTGCAAAACACGGCCTTGGTACCATACAACTTCTTACCAAAAACATGTTCTTTCTTGGCAACCAAAACTGCATTGTAGTACAATGGACCAACATTCGTCTTCTTAAAAGCTTCTTTCCTCAAATCCCCCAGAAGGAGAACCATTTGCCGATCTGCAACAACTCCTACATAAAATCCCTCCAATGGCTCAGGCCCGGAGCCAAATTTCGCCGAAGAGAGGTCCCAATATACATCAATTTTACACGAATAAGCCTCGAGGCTCTTGCAACCTTTTCTCTTGGAGAACACCCACGGTTTGATGTCCACCTTACAAAGACACTGGTTTGTAGAGTCATCGATCCCGACACTGAGGCAATGCCCCATCAAATTCTTACTCCACGTGACAGTAACCACACAGGACTGGCTTCGAATCTGGCATTGATAAGAACTGGAAACTA contains:
- the LOC112695448 gene encoding uncharacterized protein — encoded protein: MVTKTEENQLNRLESQVDNAGGGAWEYLCLVRKLKLRRSDKVLNHGLSILNNPSKRSALGPEEWTLYEQVAVAAMDCQSLDVAKDCIKVLRKKFPDSKRVGRLEALLLEAKGSWELAEKAYSSLLEDNPLDQTIHKRRVAMAKAQGNIPGAIEWLNKYLEIFMADHDAWRELAEIYVSLQMYKQAAFCYEELILSQPTVPLYHLAYADVLYTLGGLENLQTAKKYYTSTIDLTGGKNTRALFGVCLCTSAITQVTKGKSKEEKEGSQVQSLAAKMLEKDYKQRAPDKLPQLTTALKSLTLTS
- the LOC112695449 gene encoding uncharacterized protein, with product MKDFPSCFGENGVQVADSSSSSSSKNAQNLVSSSYQCQIRSQSCVVTVTWSKNLMGHCLSVGIDDSTNQCLCKVDIKPWVFSKRKGCKSLEAYSCKIDVYWDLSSAKFGSGPEPLEGFYVGVVADRQMVLLLGDLRKEAFKKTNVGPLYYNAVLVAKKEHVFGKKLYGTKAVFCNNGQVHDLVIECDTSISEPSLMIRIDSKTVMQVKHLRWKFRGNHTILVDGLAVEVLWDVYNWLFNPYLGDAVFMFRTCLSTDKMWPAQPLSDANLLHLSFSQRFSDTKSQGVGFSLILHAWKNV